The Streptomyces liliiviolaceus sequence GGCCAGCGGTCGGCGGTGAGATGTGCGACGTCGGGGAGCAGCAGCAGGGTTCCGTGGTGGGCGGCGTCCAGGCTGGGTCCCTGGCCCTGGACCTGTTGCAGGTCTTCCAGTGCGGCGGTGCGTTCGCCGTGGGACTGCACGAGTTCGGCCGGGTGGTCGTTGCGGGACAGGAGCAGGCCCAGTCCGTCCAGCCCCAGCATGTCGGTGCAGGCGGCCAGCGGCAGGGGTGCCATGCCTGGGCCGGTATGGGTGCTCAGGGCGCTCAGGTAGGCCTTCATCACCGGGTGGGTCACGGCTGCGACCTCCGAGCGGGCGTGCTGCGGGCCGCCCGGAAAGCGAACATCCCCTCACACCCCGGGAGTTCGCGGAGCTGCCGGTTCACCGGTCGTGCCGGTCGAAGAGGGCCGGATCGGCGGTGCCCTGCATCACCTGGCGGGCGAGTTCGGTGAGCCGCGTGTGATGGCTGCGCGCGTACTGGCGCAAATGGACGAAGGCCTCTTCGACGTCGGTGTCGAGGCGGTGCGCGAGATAGCCCTTGGCCTGCTCAACGACGACGCGGCTGTCCAGAGCGCTCTGCAGTTGTGCGCTCACGGTCAGCTGCTCGCTCACCGCCCGCACCTGAAGGACTCCGATGGTGGCCGTGTCGGCCAGCGCCTGCCCCAGTCGCAGTTGGGAGGCGTCCAGGGGGCCGGGCCGGTCCCGGAAGAGGTCCAGCGACCCGATCACCTGGTCGTGCAGGCGCAGTGGGCAGGCCGCGACCGAGGCGAAGCCCGCCTCCACCGCCCGTGGCGCGAACCGCGGCCAACGCGCCCTGGCCTCCGGCGTGGCCAGGGGGACGTCGGTGACCTGCTTCTTACTTCGGAAGGAGTCCCAGCAGGGGCCCTCTTCCCCTTCGATGCTGTGGGTCTCCAGGCGGCGGGTGCGCGCGTCGGTGGCCGCCACATCCACCAGTCGGCCGCCGGGGGTGGCGAGCAGGACCCCTGCCGCTGTCACGTCGAGCAGTTGTACGCAGTGCTCGGCGAGCGTGTAGAGGAAACCGATGACATCGAACTCTCGTACGAGAGTGTCGGCGAGGTCGACGAAGGCCGCCGCCAAGCGCTCCTCACGCGGCAGTTCGATCATGGCCCGCCCGTCTTCAGGGATGTTCCGCGAAAACCTTCCCACAGGCTGCGGACTCCTGTCGCCGGCACTGACCGGCAAGCCATGGGCGCACGTGTGCTATTCGAACACCGGTCTCAGTCCCGGTCCGGGACGGCCATCTCGCCGAGCTGCGACCAGCCCTCCTGCGGGATCGTCGCGTTGACGATCTCCGGGGTCCGCGCGAGGTGGGGCGGCAGGGTGCCCCGGGCCTTGGTGAAGTGGTCGGAGGTGACGTGCGCCGTGCCGGCCTCGTCGTCGCGGAAGGCTTCGACCAGTACGTACTCCGTGGGGTCGTCGACACTGCGGGACCAGTCGAACCACAGACAGCCCGGCTCGTCGCGGGTCGCCTGCGTGAACTCGCGGGTGATGTCCGGCCAGCTGTCGGCGTACTCGGGCAGGACCCGGAACCTGGCGGTGATGAAGATCATGGCTCTCCTTGTACGTGGGCCGTGAGGTGCGGGACGTGCACGGGGTTCAGGGAACCAGGATCGCGCGTCCGCGCACCCGCCCGGCGTCGAGGTCGTCCAGGGCGTCCTGGAAACGGTCGAGGGGGTACGGGGTGGTGTGCAGCCGCACCCTGCCGCGGGCCGCGAGCACCATCAGCTCGCACAGGTCGTTGTAGGACCCGACGAGGTTGCCGACGAAACTGATCTCGGCGGAGATGATGTCGATGGTGGGGACGTCGATGTGCTCGCCGTATCCGACCACGTGGTAGTCACCGGCCCGCCGCAGCATGCGCACGCCGTCGCGGGTGGCGCCCCCCTCACCGACGAAGTCGATCACGGCTTCGGCTCCGTTGCCACCGGTGAGCGCGAGAACCTCCTCGACCTGGTTCCCGGCTGCCATGACGCCGTGGTCCGCCCCGATCGAGAGAGCGAGTTTCAGCGCGTCGGGATTGCGGTCGACGACGATGATCTCGGCGGCCGTCAGCGCCTTGAGGACCTGTACGCCGATGTGTCCGAGGCCGCCCGCGCCGATGACCACGCACCGGTCGCCCGGGCGCAGGCGGCGGGCCGCCTTGGCCACGGCGTGGTAGGCGGTGAGACCGGCGTCGGCCAGCGCGGCGACGTCGGCGGGTTCCAGGGAGTCGTCGATACGGACGACGCTGCGGGCCGAGGTCTTCAGATACTCGGCGTAGCCGCCGGCGGTGTCGATGCCGGGGAACCGGCTCTGTTCGCAGTGCACGTCGTCGCCGGAGCGGCAGGCCCGGCACAGCCCGCAGGTGATCAGCGGGTGGACGATGACCTTGTCGCCCTCGGCGACGTTGGTGACGGCGCCGCCGATGGCGTGCACCCAGCCGGCGTTCTCGTGCCCGATCGTGTAGGGCAGTGTCACGCCCGACTTCTCGGCCCACTGGCCTTCGAGGATGTGCAGATCGGTACGGCAGACGCCGGCCCCGCCGATCTTCACGATCACGTCGTACGGGCCGGTGACCGACGGGAGAGGCACGTCGGCCATTTCGAGGTTGCGGTCGTATCCGACGACCTGGACTGCCTTCACGGGGTGAGCTCCCTTTCGGAGGAGGAGTGGGAAGGGGCGGTGGTGTCCTCGCGCCTGGGCGCCTGGTCCGGGGCCGAGTCCGGGTAGCGGGTGCGCAGCAGGCCGCGGCAGAAGTGCGCGTTGCCGTCGATCGACAGCCGGACCGACCGGGCGAAGCGCAACCGCAGCGGGATCTCGCCGGGCGGGTATGCCTCTCCGCGGTCGTCGACCATGGCGGGGTCGGACGGCGCGGTACCGAGCCCGAGAGCCTCGCGCCTGCGCAGCAGCGCGCGCGTCGCTCCGCTCGCCGGGAGGTCGCCGAGCACGATGCCGTGCAGTGCTTCCTCGGTGAGTGCGGGATCCTGGCGCAGCAGCGCGGTGAGGGCGCGTTCCATGGCGGCGGCGTGGGCCTTGCGCCGGAAGACGAGGCGCAGTTCGTCGAGACTGTCCTGCGCCTCGGCTCCGAAGGTCCCCCGGTAGCCCGCGTCCGCGGCCAGTCCGCGATTGATGAGGTCCGAGTCGTGATGGTCGTCGAGGAGCACCGTGACCGCGGCCACGCCGGGGAGGGCGGTCAGGGCGTCCTTCGCGTCGGACGCCATGAGGTAGGCGAAGTTCGGCGAGCAGAACGAGGTCGGCAGCCTCAGGTGGACGGTCAGCCGGTGATCGCCGTGTGCCCGCACGGACCGCACGAAACCGAGGTCCGTGATGGGTTCGTCCAGCTCCGGGTCGACGACCCCGTCGAGCGCCCGCCGGGCGCGCTCCTCCAGTGTCGCGGCACGTGCGTCGCACGCCCCGCGTGCCGGTGCGTCGGTGACCATCTCACACCCCCGCCGACTGCGCGGGCTGTGCCAGGGCGTGCCGGCCGGGGACCGGGATGTCGTAGAGGGCCGCCGCGTTCAGTCCGAGGATCTTCTTCTTCTGGTCCACGGTGATCGGCGGGTACTCGCCCTGCATGTCCTCCGGGATCTGGAAGTCGACGAACTTCTCGATCAGCCAGCGGGGCGTCCACAGCGCGTAGTCGCTGGAGAACTGGATGCGGTTCTCGTCGAGCCAGAACAGCAGCTCCCCGATGATCTGCGCGAAGTAGCGGGGGCGGAGGTGGATGAACGGCATGGCGACGGCGAGGCCGGCGTGCACGTTCGGCTCCTGCGTGGCGATCCAGCAGAAGTCCTCCAGCCGGGGCAGTCCGCAGTGCTCGACGACGAAGTTCAGCTCCGGGAAGTCGCTCGCGGCCTTGTCCACGTCCGCGACGTCGAAGGCGTCCCGGTCGAGCGGCCGGATCGTGGGGCCCTTGTGGATGTGGATGTTCCTGATGCCCAGTTCCTGTGCGGCTTCCAGGTACCGGTACGACCACGGGTCGTCGAGTTTGTAGCCGCGTGAGTCGCCGTGCCACTCCGCGGTGTACAGCTTGGCGCCCTTGAGGCCGAACCTCTCCGCGTCCCGCCGGAGCTGTTCGAGCCCTTTCTGCTCCAGCCGCGGGTCCCAGCAGTGGTTGTACGTCAGTTTGTCCGGGTGCTGCCGTGTGAGGGCGAAGGCTTCCTCCGCCTGGCCGAAGCCGTTCCCGAAGAACGCCCCGAGGTGCGCGGGCTGGAAGATCGCGTGGTCGACGTACCCGTCGTCGAAGAGGTCCTTCATCAGGCGCCGGCCGCCGTAGTAGAGGAAGTCCTCGTACGGCCACAGCTCCGACTCCGGGCTGAGGTTGCGGTGGTAGTCGTAGAAGCAGTCGATGAACTGCTGGCCGTGGATGTTCAGTTGGTTCGAGGGGCGCGCGTCCCACAGTGCGATGTGCGCGCGTCCACGATGAAGTAGTTCTCGCCGTCCTTGGCGTACATGTCGGTCTCCGTCCCGGTGACGACCGTGTTTCGGAGAGCGACGTTAGGCACGGTCGCGGTGGCTGGGCAGACCCTCGCTGTCTCACTTTGAGACAGACGGCCGGAGCGCCGTTCCGGCCGTCCGCAGTAGCCTGACCGCAGATCGACGCACGGGCTCATCGTGGAGGCCGCAGTGGACCAGGACCGCAAGTGGGCGCCCGCCGCCTGGTACGAGGACGAGGCGTCCGTTGCCGGGACGGCTGCCCTGACGCCCCGCCTGCAGGCGTCGTGGCTGCGCAGCCGGCGGTACGGTCTGACGCCGGAGGATCTGCAGCCCGTGTTCACCGGCTCGGTGGACACCGGCTGCCTGCTCTACGAGTGCGGTCACGAGGTGTTGCAGGGACTCAAGGACACGCTGGCGAACGAACCGGTCAGCATGATGCTCACCGGCAGCGACGGCCTGGTGCTGTCCCGGCTGTGCAGCGACTCCTCCGTCAGCCGCTCGCTCGACCGTGTCCATCTCGCCCCCGGCTTCTACTTCTCGGAGCGCAACGCCGGCACCAACGGGATGGGCCTCGCCCTCGCCGACCGGGCGCCCACGCTGGTGCGCGCCGAAGAGCACTACTGCACCAGCCTGCGGCAGTACACCTGTGCGGCGGTACCGGTACTGGACCCCCTCACCGGGGAGCTGGCGGGCAGCATCAATCTGACCACGTGGTCGGACTCCTCCTCGAAGCTGCTGCTGGCGCTGGCGCAGGCGGCGGCGGGGAACACGGCCGCCCTGATGCTGGCCCGCACGACCGGCAGGAAGCCGCGCCCGGCTCCTCGCGGCGAGGTGTACCAGGTGTTCACCGGCAGGACCGAGGCGGAGAGCGAGCCCCTGGACCTGTCCGCACGCTGGACGGACGCGGTAGGACAGGCAGGTACGGCCATGGCCGAGGGCCGGCTCCTCGCGGTGGTGGGCGAGCCGGGAGCGGGCAAGTCGACCCTCGCGTCCCTGGCCCGCCGCCGGATCAGGGCCCGGGAGCGCATCCTGTGCGTCCGTCCCCCGCTGGCCGACGACATCACCACCTGGATGCGGCTCTGGGCCCCGGAACTGGCCAAGGACGACACCTGCGTCATCGTCACAGGGGTCCACACCCTGCCCGAGTGGGCCGCCGAGGACCTGGCCGAACTGCTCTCCGGGCCACCTCACGGACATGCCGCGGACCGGCACCCGTACCTGCACTCGTGTGTCATCACCACCGAGGACTACACGCGTGTCCCGCAAGCCCTGCGCACACTGATCGGCGGGGTGGTGGAAGCCCCCGCCCTGCGCTCCCGGCCCGAGGACGTCCTTCCCCTGGCGGACCACTTCGCCCGCAGGTTCCGGGGGCGTCCCGTCTCCTTCTCCCCCGCGGCCGCCCGGGCGCTGTCGGACTTCCACTGGCCCGAGAACACCAGGCAGTTGCAGCGCGTGGTGCGCGACGCCGCGTCCCGTACGGACGTCGTGGACCTGAGGCACCTGCCCGCCGAGATCTTCGTGGGCACCCCGCGCCGGCTGAGCCGTATGCAGGCCCTCGAACGGGACGAGATCGTCAGGTGCCTCACCGAGCCCGACACCACGGTGGCGCAGGCCGCGGAGGCGCTCGGCATCAGTCGCGCGACCATCTACCGCAAGATCACCCAGTACGACATCGTCGTACCGACCCGGACGCGCTGAGGACTCGTGACAGGTCCTGGCACGGGGCCGTGGCGAGCACGCGGTCGGGGTCGGGTCAGGTGTTGAGGGTGCCGGTCGCCAGCAGGGCGAACAGGAGGGCGCCGACGGCGATCCGGTAGACGACGAAGACGTTGAAGCTGTGCCGGGCGATGAACTTCAGCAGCCAGGCGATGGACGCGTACGCGACGACGAAGGAGACCGCGGTTCCCACGATCAGGGGCGTGGTGTCCGCACCGGCGCCGACGGCGTCCTTGAGCTCGTACAGGCCGGCGCCGGTGAGTGCGGGGATGCCGAGGAAGAAGGAGAGCCGGGTGGCGGCGACACGGTCCAGGTCGAGGATGAGGCCCGTGGACATCGTGGCGCCGGACCGTGAGAAGCCGGGGAAGAGAAGGGCCAGGATCTGGGAGGAGCCGACGAGCAGGGCGTCCTTCAGCGTCGTGTCGTCCTCGCCGCGTTTGTGCCGCCCCATCTGGTCGGCCGCCCACATCAGGGCGCTGCCGACGACGAGCGAGGCGGCCACGACCCAGAGCGACGCCAGGGGGCCGTCGATCAGGGGCTTCGCGGCCAGCCCGACGATGACGACGGGGACGGTCGCGTAGACGACCCACCAGGCGAACTTGTAGTCGTGGTGATGCCGCTGGTCACGGTGGCGCAGTCCCCGCCCCCAGGCGCCCATGATGCGGACGATGTCCTTGAAGAAGTAGAGAAGGACCGCGGCGATGGCGCCGACCTGGATCACGGCGGTGAACGCGACGACGGACTTGTCGTCCACCGGGATGTTCATCAGCCCCTCGGTGATCTTCAGATGTCCGGTGGAGGAGACGGGCAGGAACTCCGTCACTCCTTCCACCACGCCGAGAATGACGGCCTGGCCGATGCTGATGGCGCTCACGGGCGCTTCCTTTCGTTCGAGTCGTCAGGGGTGAGTGGAGGGTGGTGCGCCGCGGGTGGTGCGCCGCCTTCACCCCGGAGGCAGGCTGATCTCGAACCGTGCGCCGGTGGTGAATCCGGGGTCGTGGGTCACCTCGCCTCATGGATCCGGCGGCACCGGCGATGATCCGGTGGGTGGTTCGTGTCTCGTCGGCGGTGCGGGGGCGGGTGTGCCACCAGTCGAGTTCGGCGATGATCCGGCTCAGCGGTGTACGCAGCTCGTGCGAGAGCTCTGCGGTGAGCTGTCGCTCGTGGCGCAGGAGGGTGCGGATGCGGTCGAGTATGGCGTCCAGGGACGTACCGAGGGCGGCGAGTTCGGCCGGGTGCCGCAGACCGCCGAAGCGTTCTTCGGAGGCGACGGCACTCCACCGGGTGGCCTGATCGGTCATCGTGCGGACGGGGCGCAGCGCGCGTCCCACCGCCAGCCGCGTCAGCGCGTAGGTGCATACGAGCATCACGGCGTCCAGGGCG is a genomic window containing:
- a CDS encoding GAF and ANTAR domain-containing protein; translation: MIELPREERLAAAFVDLADTLVREFDVIGFLYTLAEHCVQLLDVTAAGVLLATPGGRLVDVAATDARTRRLETHSIEGEEGPCWDSFRSKKQVTDVPLATPEARARWPRFAPRAVEAGFASVAACPLRLHDQVIGSLDLFRDRPGPLDASQLRLGQALADTATIGVLQVRAVSEQLTVSAQLQSALDSRVVVEQAKGYLAHRLDTDVEEAFVHLRQYARSHHTRLTELARQVMQGTADPALFDRHDR
- a CDS encoding putative quinol monooxygenase; this translates as MIFITARFRVLPEYADSWPDITREFTQATRDEPGCLWFDWSRSVDDPTEYVLVEAFRDDEAGTAHVTSDHFTKARGTLPPHLARTPEIVNATIPQEGWSQLGEMAVPDRD
- a CDS encoding NAD(P)-dependent alcohol dehydrogenase encodes the protein MKAVQVVGYDRNLEMADVPLPSVTGPYDVIVKIGGAGVCRTDLHILEGQWAEKSGVTLPYTIGHENAGWVHAIGGAVTNVAEGDKVIVHPLITCGLCRACRSGDDVHCEQSRFPGIDTAGGYAEYLKTSARSVVRIDDSLEPADVAALADAGLTAYHAVAKAARRLRPGDRCVVIGAGGLGHIGVQVLKALTAAEIIVVDRNPDALKLALSIGADHGVMAAGNQVEEVLALTGGNGAEAVIDFVGEGGATRDGVRMLRRAGDYHVVGYGEHIDVPTIDIISAEISFVGNLVGSYNDLCELMVLAARGRVRLHTTPYPLDRFQDALDDLDAGRVRGRAILVP
- a CDS encoding metal-sulfur cluster assembly factor produces the protein MVTDAPARGACDARAATLEERARRALDGVVDPELDEPITDLGFVRSVRAHGDHRLTVHLRLPTSFCSPNFAYLMASDAKDALTALPGVAAVTVLLDDHHDSDLINRGLAADAGYRGTFGAEAQDSLDELRLVFRRKAHAAAMERALTALLRQDPALTEEALHGIVLGDLPASGATRALLRRREALGLGTAPSDPAMVDDRGEAYPPGEIPLRLRFARSVRLSIDGNAHFCRGLLRTRYPDSAPDQAPRREDTTAPSHSSSERELTP
- a CDS encoding amidohydrolase family protein, with amino-acid sequence MALWDARPSNQLNIHGQQFIDCFYDYHRNLSPESELWPYEDFLYYGGRRLMKDLFDDGYVDHAIFQPAHLGAFFGNGFGQAEEAFALTRQHPDKLTYNHCWDPRLEQKGLEQLRRDAERFGLKGAKLYTAEWHGDSRGYKLDDPWSYRYLEAAQELGIRNIHIHKGPTIRPLDRDAFDVADVDKAASDFPELNFVVEHCGLPRLEDFCWIATQEPNVHAGLAVAMPFIHLRPRYFAQIIGELLFWLDENRIQFSSDYALWTPRWLIEKFVDFQIPEDMQGEYPPITVDQKKKILGLNAAALYDIPVPGRHALAQPAQSAGV
- a CDS encoding AAA-type ATPase lid domain-containing protein, with product MDQDRKWAPAAWYEDEASVAGTAALTPRLQASWLRSRRYGLTPEDLQPVFTGSVDTGCLLYECGHEVLQGLKDTLANEPVSMMLTGSDGLVLSRLCSDSSVSRSLDRVHLAPGFYFSERNAGTNGMGLALADRAPTLVRAEEHYCTSLRQYTCAAVPVLDPLTGELAGSINLTTWSDSSSKLLLALAQAAAGNTAALMLARTTGRKPRPAPRGEVYQVFTGRTEAESEPLDLSARWTDAVGQAGTAMAEGRLLAVVGEPGAGKSTLASLARRRIRARERILCVRPPLADDITTWMRLWAPELAKDDTCVIVTGVHTLPEWAAEDLAELLSGPPHGHAADRHPYLHSCVITTEDYTRVPQALRTLIGGVVEAPALRSRPEDVLPLADHFARRFRGRPVSFSPAAARALSDFHWPENTRQLQRVVRDAASRTDVVDLRHLPAEIFVGTPRRLSRMQALERDEIVRCLTEPDTTVAQAAEALGISRATIYRKITQYDIVVPTRTR
- a CDS encoding undecaprenyl-diphosphate phosphatase; this translates as MSAISIGQAVILGVVEGVTEFLPVSSTGHLKITEGLMNIPVDDKSVVAFTAVIQVGAIAAVLLYFFKDIVRIMGAWGRGLRHRDQRHHHDYKFAWWVVYATVPVVIVGLAAKPLIDGPLASLWVVAASLVVGSALMWAADQMGRHKRGEDDTTLKDALLVGSSQILALLFPGFSRSGATMSTGLILDLDRVAATRLSFFLGIPALTGAGLYELKDAVGAGADTTPLIVGTAVSFVVAYASIAWLLKFIARHSFNVFVVYRIAVGALLFALLATGTLNT